DNA sequence from the Stenotrophomonas sp. 24(2023) genome:
TGTCGACCGAAGCATCCCCGCGCGTGTCCAACGTGCGCGCCATCCATGTGCATCCGGCGTTCAACAGCGGCAACACGCTCGAACATGACGTGGCCCTGATCCAGCTCGACGCCCCGCTGCCCGATGCACAGCCGGTGGCGCTGCGGTTGACGGCCGATGCAGGCCACCTCAAGCCGGGCCGGGCGTTCACGGTGATCGGCTGGGGCGACACCGACATCGGCCAGGGCCAGTCGTTTCCGGCCCGCCTGCAGACCGTGCAGACCCCGTTCGTGCCGTTCGCCGTGTGCCAGCAGGCCTACGACGGCCGGCTGGCGCGGGGCAAGGTCATCTGTGCCGGCCGCGAAGGCATCGACAGCTGCCAGGGCGATTCCGGCGGCCCCCTGCTGATGCGGCTGCGCGGTGTCTGGACGCAGTTCGGCATCGTCAGCTGGGGCGAAGGCTGCGCCCTGGCCGGCTACCCCGGGATCTACGCGCGGGTGGCCGAGAAGCACGCCGTGGATTTCATCACCGCGGTCTGGCAGCGTGATTGATTCAATAAAATCAATAAGTTAAATGATATTAGGTCATGTGTTGCTTTAAGTTTGTCGGCGGCGTAGCATCGCCGCCATCCGGTCTTCGGACTGGACATGCGCCACACCTGTCCACCGGCCCTCGCGCCGGCTTGAAGAGCCTGCGATCCTTGTGATCCAGGCTCTTTTTTTGTCCGCCATGGGGGCGGTCGCCGGGCCGCCGCTGTCGACCGGCCTGCTTGCCGCTGTCACTGCTCAGGCCGCAAGATGCGGGCCGGTCCGGGGAGTCCGAAGCATGAACCTGCAGGTACGTCAGGGATATCAGCGACATTGGGGCGTGGGTCTGCTGCTGCTGCTGGCCGTGGCCGGCTGCCGCCGTGATGGCATCGATCCGGCCACGCCGCCCGCTGAGCCGGTCGCTGCCGTACAGGCCATGGCCGAACGGCTGGCCGCCGATGATCTGATCGGCTACGCGAAGCTGTCGGTACCGCCCGCGCAGTACGCCCAGCTGCAGCAGGCCTGGACGCAGGGCCACAGCCACTGGCCGCTGACCGACCTGCCGCTGCACGACCAGCTGTTGCCGATGCTGCAGTCGCTGCAGCGCCCCGATGCGCCCACGCAGCTGCAGCGCAGCTTCGACCGCCAGCTGGCCGGGCAGTCCAGCGCGGTGCGGCAGGCGGCCCAGTCGATGGGCGCCTTCGGCGTGCAGTACCTGCGCCACCAGCAGGGCCTGACCCCGAGCCAGCAGACCCATTACATCCAGCTGATCGAAAGCCTGAGCCGCTGGGCACAGGCGGCGCCCCTGAGTGATCGTGCGCGGGCGCGCAGCAGCATTGCCGCTCTGGCCACGGCTGCCGGCAAGGTCGGCTTCCATGACGAGGACAGCCTGCAGGCCGCTGGCATGGAAGGCAGCCTGCAGCAGGTGGCCCCGTTCCTGCACGCGTTCAAGGCGGTACTGGCCAGCTACGGGCTGGGCGTGGACGAGGCGTTGCGCAGCCTGCGTGGCGAGGTGCTGTCGTTGCAGGGCGACAATGCGCTGGTGCGGCTGCAGTACGAACTGGCCGGCGATACCCTGACCGTGCAGGTGCCATTGAGCCGTCGCGATGGCCACTGGTACCTGACCCGGACGCTGGCCGATACCGATGCCCTGCTGCGGCGGGCGGCCAGCGCCGAAGCTGAATCTGCCAAGGCCACCGTTCCCGACCCGGTGACCGGGGGGGACGCGCTGCCGCCGCCGGCTAAGCCATAATGTCCACGATGTCGAAACAGAACCCGTTGCCGTTCCCCGGCGAAGAAAATCCGATCGTGCCCGCCGATACGGCGTCGGCCACGCCTCCGACCGGCCCGGGCGCGCCCCTGCCGCCGTCGCCTGCGCGCCCGGCTGGCCGCCGCCCGCTGTGGGCGCGTCTGCTGGGCCGCCTGGTCGAGCCGTGGCTGTCGCTGAAGATCGAGCCGGAAGATCCGGGCCAGTACAACGATGGCCGTCCGGTCATCTACGTGCTGGAAGACTACGGACTGTCCAATGCCCTGATCCTGGACAAGGCCTGCCGTGAAGCGGGCCTGCCGTCGCCGCTGGTGCCGCTGGCGCCGGACCCCACCGGGCGCAGGCGCGCCTATGTGGCGCTGTCGCGGCGCAGCTCCAGCAATTCGCTGATCCCCGAGCAGCGCGGCGCCAAGACCCACTCCGATTCGCTGGCCAAGGTGCTGCAGGCGCACCGCGTGCGTGATGAGCTGGACGTGCACCTGGTGCCGGTGTCCATCTTCGTCGGCCGTGCACCGGACAAGCAGAGCGGCTGGTTCGCGGTGCTGTTCTCGGAAAACTGGGCGCTGGTCGGCCGTTTCCGCCGCCTGCTGGGCCTGCTGCTGAACGGGCGCAGCACCATCGTGCGCTTCGCCCCGCCGATCTCGCTGCGCTCGACCATCGATGAAGGCCTGGACCCGGAACGCACGGTGCGCAAGCTGCAGCGCGTGCTGCGTACCCATTTCCGCCGCATCCGCGAATCGGTGATCGGCCCGGACCTGTCCACCCGCCGCCTGCTGGTGGACCAGGTGCTGGCCGCCGAACCGGTGCGCGAGGCGATCGCCGCCCAGGCCAAGCGTGACAACTCCAAGCCGGCCGATGCCTGGAAGAAGGCACACGCCTACGCCTGGGAAATCGCCGCGGACTATTCCAGCCCGGTGGTGCGTTCGGCCAGCTTCATGCTCAGCCACGTGTGGAACCGCATCTACGCCGGCGTGCTGGTGCACCACCTGGACAAGTTCAAGGCCGCCGCGCCGGGCCACGAAGTGGTCTACGTGCCCAGCCACCGCAGCCACATGGACTACCTGCTGCTGTCCTACCTGCTGTACGACCGTGGCATCGTGCCGCCGCACATCGTGGCCGGCATCAACCTGAACCTGCCGGTGGTCGGCACCCTGCTGCGCAAGGGCGGTGCGTTCTTCATCCGCCGCTCGATCCGCGGCAACGCGCTGTACTCGGCCGTGCTGAGCGAATACGTCGCCCAGCTGGTGGCTGGCGGCTATTCGATCGAGTACTTCGTCGAAGGGGGCCGCTCGCGCACCGGGCGCCTGCTGCAGCCCAAGGGCGGCATGATCTCGATGACCCTGCGCGCGTTCCTGCGCCAGCCGCGCAAGCCGGTGCTGTTCCAGCCCATCTACATCGGCTACGAGAAGCTGATGGAAGGCGGCAGCTACCTGGACGAACTGTCCGGCCGGCCGAAGGAAAAGGAATCGATCTGGCAGCTGCTGTGGGGCATCCCCAAGGTGCTCAAGCAGAACTACGGCCAGGTGGTGGTGAACTTCGGCGAGCCGATCGCGCTGAACGACGTGCTGGCCGAAAAGGCCCCCGAATGGGATGGCCAGCCGGTGTCCGAAGACGAGAAGCCGGCCTGGCTGTCCGGTGCGGTCGATACCCTGGCCGAGCGCATCCAGGTGCGCATCAACGGCGCCGCCGACGTCAACCCGATCAACCTGCTGGCGCTGGCGCTGCTGTCCACGCCCAAGCACGCCATGGGCGAGGCCGACCTGATCGCGCAGATCGAGCTGTGCAAGACGCTGCTGCAGGAAATGCCGTACTCGGGCCGGGTCACGGTGACCCCGCACAGCCCGGAGCGGATCATCGCCCACGCCGAGGACATCAACGTCCTGACCCGCATCAAGCACCCGCTGGGCGATGTGCTGAGCGTGAGCGGCGACACCGCCGTGCTGCTGAGCTACTTCCGCAACAACGTGCTGCACCTGTTCACCGCCTCGTCGTGGGTGGCCTGCTGCTTCCAGAACAACCGGCGCATGAGCCGCACCGGCCTGGTGCGCCTGGGCCGCACCGTCTACCCGTTCCTGCAGGCCGAGCTGTTCCTGCCGTGGAGCGAGGACGAGTTCGCCCAGCGCATCGAGCAGACCATCGACGTGTTCATCCGCGAAGGGCTGCTGCAGCAGGTCAACGACGATGACGGCGGCATGCTTGCCCGCAATACCGGGCAGACCGACGAGGTGTTCCGCCTGCGCGCGATCGGCCACTCGCTGCAGCAGGCCTTCGAGCGGTACTACATCGCCATTTCGGTGCTGGTGAAGAACGGCCCGGGCACGCTGGGCGCTGCCGAACTGGAAAGCCTGTGCCAGCAGGCCGCACAGCGCCTGAGCCTGCTCTACGCGCCGGCCGCCCCGGAGTTCTTCGACAAGGCCCTGTTCCGTGGCTTCATCCAGAAGCTGCGTGAGCTGCGCCTGGTCTGGCCGGATGAGAACAGCAAGCTGGTGTTCGATGATCGCCTGGACAGCTGGGCCAAGGACGCCAAGTTCATCCTCGGCCGCGAGCTGCGCCACACCATCGAACGGGTCAGCCCGGAAGCGGCCAAGCCGGACGAGGCCGCGCCGCAGGATTGACGGCACGCCGGGCCCGGCCCGGCGCTGCCGCAACAGGTGGGTATCAGGCCGGTTCGTCGGGAATCTGCAGGCTTTCCAGCTTGGTGATGCAGTCCTTCAGCTGCAACTTGCGCCGCTTCAGGCGCTTGGCTTCCAGCTCGTCCTCGCCGTTGGCGGCCATGCCTGCGATGCGCGCGTCCAGCGCACGGTGTTCGGCGCGCAGGGTGGCCAGGCGGTCGGTGATCTCGGCGGGCGAATAGGTCTCCACAGGCTCCGAGCATACACAGCGATGATGACCGCCGGGAGAGGGCAGCCGTGACCCGGCCCCGGCGGCGCCGAGCCGGTAGAATGGGGTGATGAGCGCCGTGATCTCCCTGCCTGACCCCCTTCCGCGGTCCCGCCGCGACCCCCGCGTGGCCGAACGTGAACAGCAGAAGCTGGCCAAGCGCCTGCGCCGCCAGGTCGGC
Encoded proteins:
- a CDS encoding serine protease gives rise to the protein MYRTTSLFMGCLLAATTAFSAAATPQPREAPRIIGGEDAQPGDYPFMVSLQSLSGGSSDHDRHFCGGTLISPSWVLTAAHCVQGERPASLALLAGATELSTEASPRVSNVRAIHVHPAFNSGNTLEHDVALIQLDAPLPDAQPVALRLTADAGHLKPGRAFTVIGWGDTDIGQGQSFPARLQTVQTPFVPFAVCQQAYDGRLARGKVICAGREGIDSCQGDSGGPLLMRLRGVWTQFGIVSWGEGCALAGYPGIYARVAEKHAVDFITAVWQRD
- the plsB gene encoding glycerol-3-phosphate 1-O-acyltransferase PlsB — its product is MSTMSKQNPLPFPGEENPIVPADTASATPPTGPGAPLPPSPARPAGRRPLWARLLGRLVEPWLSLKIEPEDPGQYNDGRPVIYVLEDYGLSNALILDKACREAGLPSPLVPLAPDPTGRRRAYVALSRRSSSNSLIPEQRGAKTHSDSLAKVLQAHRVRDELDVHLVPVSIFVGRAPDKQSGWFAVLFSENWALVGRFRRLLGLLLNGRSTIVRFAPPISLRSTIDEGLDPERTVRKLQRVLRTHFRRIRESVIGPDLSTRRLLVDQVLAAEPVREAIAAQAKRDNSKPADAWKKAHAYAWEIAADYSSPVVRSASFMLSHVWNRIYAGVLVHHLDKFKAAAPGHEVVYVPSHRSHMDYLLLSYLLYDRGIVPPHIVAGINLNLPVVGTLLRKGGAFFIRRSIRGNALYSAVLSEYVAQLVAGGYSIEYFVEGGRSRTGRLLQPKGGMISMTLRAFLRQPRKPVLFQPIYIGYEKLMEGGSYLDELSGRPKEKESIWQLLWGIPKVLKQNYGQVVVNFGEPIALNDVLAEKAPEWDGQPVSEDEKPAWLSGAVDTLAERIQVRINGAADVNPINLLALALLSTPKHAMGEADLIAQIELCKTLLQEMPYSGRVTVTPHSPERIIAHAEDINVLTRIKHPLGDVLSVSGDTAVLLSYFRNNVLHLFTASSWVACCFQNNRRMSRTGLVRLGRTVYPFLQAELFLPWSEDEFAQRIEQTIDVFIREGLLQQVNDDDGGMLARNTGQTDEVFRLRAIGHSLQQAFERYYIAISVLVKNGPGTLGAAELESLCQQAAQRLSLLYAPAAPEFFDKALFRGFIQKLRELRLVWPDENSKLVFDDRLDSWAKDAKFILGRELRHTIERVSPEAAKPDEAAPQD
- a CDS encoding DUF465 domain-containing protein; translation: METYSPAEITDRLATLRAEHRALDARIAGMAANGEDELEAKRLKRRKLQLKDCITKLESLQIPDEPA